CCAGATCGAGGTAGCTACCTACAACAACGCAAAAGCACATTAATTAAGTAGGCTTACGAACTCTAGCTGGAGTCATTACACCAACGTTATGAAACGTTTTCGCcaaaaaataaagtatatatGTATTTCGTCGAATATAAAATATGCTGGAAGAAATGGCATCCTGCTCGTTTAGTTCCAATTTGTGAAACTTTCCACAAGGTTTGGTATCACATGAGTAATATACCAGTTATTACTCTTAAGTGGCTAGCTAATGTGTTAGCTTACTAACCTAAACAGTGAGTGTGCATTGGATGCATGATACCACAACTGCCATATATGAGGCGTCATGCAAGTAAATAGCTTATGAATATCATAATCTCTTAAACACATGCCCTATTTAACACCCTgggatttagaaaatatttactgtTTCTACTCTTCACAAACCACGCACCTCTTCCCCAAGTATTCCGCGCGCTTGATGTTGTGCAGTCAATGTGAACACGTGAACCACTCCCCCTACGGAAGTTGTCACACAGGTCACTTCGCTTCCAAACAAGGTAGTGTAGTTTTATTTTCACAATACAGCGGCAAGGAACAATACTTTGAACGAAAAGGAAAAActacaaagaaagaaattaacGCAAGAGAGCAAAATTAGATGGGGGAATGTTCTTCATTGGTTGGTGATGAGACGGGAAGTGATGTTGGAAGACTCCGTCTTGAAAGTCTAATCACTCCGTCTCCGTCTAAAAAGATTAAATGCCAATGCTCCTTGGCAGTGAATAAGGTGCAGTTTTTTCGGACTAGAGTTAATTGAATGTTTGATGATATATACTTAAGTATATTGAAAGTGTATCCTGACTCTGTGGTCAATGAAGCTCATATGGTGCCATAATagggcaatgtgggtggattgatttcctacctgttgggccctgtccaggacctcccccggatagggccacagtgtcactggacccccctgtctcagccccaaggtcttacactgctatattattgggagtagggtcagttctccatTATAAATCCTTCTAGATCTaaagaatgcattttctaaaatgtccctgtctcctgccctttaaacttaggaggacatgaggtcctggcccacacctccggagtaccaggactgaaagactcattgctgtccctgtccaaagtcctcctggttgtgttgcagatcaagacgatacctgatcaTTTGCTGACCCCCACCCCTGGGTtgtccctgtacttgtccatctggtcatgcttctgacctggaccaggtttaaatagactctggactacatgcatttatacatttttacaaattgtacccataatatgttcacccggcacagccagaagaggactggtcactcctctgagcctggttcctctctagatttcttcctaaattgcagccttcctagggagtttttcctagccacagaaattcaacactattgttgtttgctcctttgggtttagggctgggtgttttgtaaaagcactttgagacaactgctgatgtaaaaagggctttataaataaatgtgattgattgataatcacTGTGGGGTTAACCCTGGTTTCCTGGGTAAATTTCCAATCAGGCCCTCATATCATCATGGCCACTTAATTGACCTCAGCTTCCAATTGTCTCTGTCATCTTCTCTCTTCCCAcctgtaattaaaataaatggtaaAGTATTAAATGCATAGAGGTGAAAACCAGCTAGAGGAGGTTTTCACCTCtctattcaacctctccctgactGTGTCTGCAGTCCCCActtgcttcaaacagaccaccattctCCCTGTACTGAAtcactaccaccctgtagcactgacccccatcatcatgaagtgctttgagtggCAGGTCAGAACCcccatctgctccacccttcctgacaccttggacccctttcaatttgcataccgccccaatagatctacggacAATGCCATCGACCTGACGACATACACTCCCCACCTGGAAAAATGCAACACATATGTAAGGATGCTGTTCAtggacttcagctcagcattcaacactactgtgcctgctaagcttgttcctaagatcaggaccctgggacttaacacctccctttacATGTCCGCTTATACACATATTGTgcatattccccattctactctctttaaaattgctgctagtttacattgttatgtctATTTCTGCTATATTTTTGCCGTCTGCCATGTAACatgaatttcattgttcagattGACGCTGTGATATTTGATACAAAATACTTTGACTTTGTATGCAATTAATAATGCAAGACGTTACAAATAAGAGCATCAGTTGACTGACTAAAATGTCGATGTTGTAAGGTTGTGGGTTTGGGGTCAAGCAATTTATGGAAACCTAGGGTAGATGGGCTTGAAGGCTGGAAATGGGGGCTGGAGAGTAATGAAGAGGTAGAGGGAATTAATTAATCCATTCGTTTTTCAAATAGTTGTCAAACCTTCCGCAGCCCTTCATGTTCACCTTATGTGAGTCAATGGTTCTTGATGGAATAGAGGTGTCCCGGGTCTAATTAGGTTTGAGTGGGTGATGGTTCTGTTGGTTTTGACGGCTGTTGACATCAGCAGTTTGGTGTAATATACCTATGACATTTGGATAGGTCATGTGATATCACATCCTAACGAAATGGCATATACACAATCCATCTATTCTAGCATTTCAACATCcagaaaataaaggaaatactCAGTACTCACTAGAGAGCAGTGAGAACACACTGTGTAAGATACTGGttttattataaatttttttagTCTAGGAGGCATAAATGATCCGTAGTCCCCCAATAGATAGTAACCCTTGACAGTTCGGTGTCCATTAGGTTTTAGCACGTCCCCTCCAAGATACAGAATAAAGGATATTTCTGTGTttcaggttaggtttagggtaaaataTACACTTTAGTAAAGGTCAAGAtgaggttaatgttagggtaagaaaatacatttgttctagtccccacaagaatagaaaaacaaatgtgtgtgtttgtctgtgtgtgtgtgtggccttgGGATAACAGAACTGACATAATGTTCCTAAACACAGAAAAGAGGCAAAATGTTGCAAATATGAATCTTTCCCTTCTCCACCCCCTtgattctctctgtctccctcactctcacactctACTTGGTTATTTCAGTGGTGCTCCATTCTTCCTTGCTCCTCTATTGCTCCTTTGcctatttctctccctccctcattccaAGGACGcccctatgtgtgtgtgtgtgtgtgtgtgtgtatgtatgtgtgtctgtgtgagagggagTACTGAGGCAGGTCTGGGCACAGTCGGCGTCTCTGTGTGACTGTGGTGTGGTGTTTGGTGGATTTAGACGCCATTTCACTAAAATTCCCAAAGCAcagacatatgcacacacattcaTCGCTTTCTCGCCAtctttttttcctcatcatcatcatcagacaTTATCCACGGGCAACTCTCAGGTAGGACGATCTCCATTGTGAGGGTGGGGGgtggcagagggagaggggcaGATGGGGGGTAACTAGCCTGTACTGGGAGAGTGGTCTGTACTCTGACACTCCTCACTAGTAGTGTGAAGGAGCAAGTTGCGTGAGCAAGTGATAAAGTGATAGAGTGATGGAGTGATAGAGATAAAGTTACAAATAAGCagtcaaagaaagagagatctAAATCTTTCTTTCATAGTGTACTATTGCTGCAGGGAATGCTTTTTTTTCAGTGAGCActcatgcgcgcacacacacacacacacacacacaagtaggtGTTTACAGATTTTAGTTGAGTACCAAACAAGTTCTCACATGCAGGAATAAACCTAACCACACTTCCACACCCTAAACCAGAGCTTCCGACCTGACAGGGGTCAAAAGCAGGCATGGAATCGCATGAAACAAATGACGAACTGGATTCTACAACACGGAGGAAAGCAGGACCGGAGTCCGGAGAGAACTGGATTCCAGAGGATGTGGCTCAATGGCTGGATCACATTGGAATATCTCATGAGGCAAACGGAGGTAGTCTACACATACCCCTCAACCTtcccctgtgtgtctgtgtgtgtgtctgtgtgtgtgtgtgtctgtgtgtgtgtgtgtctgtgtgtgtgtctgtgtgtgtgtctgtgtgtgtgtgtgtgtgtgtgtgtgtgtctgtgtgtgtgtgtgtgtgtctgtgtgtgtgtgtgtctgtgtgtgtgtgtgtgtctgtgtgtgtgtctgtctgtgtctgtgtgtgtgtgtgtagtgtgtatagtgtgtgtgagtgtgtgtctgtgtgtgtgtgtgtgtagtgtccCAACACTCTATACATCATAATTGTATATTAACTTCTCAGCTGATATCGCTGAGATTTATAGTGGcctatttatttcaaaatggacAGTGCCAAGATAGTTTGGTGTGTTTTTTGATCCAGACCGGCCCACTCTGGTCTTTATTGCTGCTGCTCTAAAGTGAGTGACATGTCTTTGAGTTGTGGGGTGTGTTGTGTGGACTGTCTCTGTTATTCAAACCCAGAGGCACAACATTAAGATATGTCCTGGTAAACACAACAAACTCATCTAACCAAAACAGGGAGATGTGAAGGTGCATTCTTAGTTGTTAATTTTCTCTATATCTAGGTTGTTCATTCTTTCTTTATATGGAATGGCTGCCTTTAATTTCTGGTTTGCTCAAGTGCAATTCCATGTGACACAGCCGTTTGAGACAATGTTTCCCCGCATATATCACCATCATATTGTCGCAACCTGGGATTTCTGATGGAAAATTACATTCTATATATCTATTCACGCAGCATTTTCTTTTGCTTCAAAGTGATTTGCCGATTAgatttctgtcattttatggccaaaaagttagaTGCAAAAATTGTTTAACCATCAATGCAGGAATGTGACCATACAAATAAACCCCTTTCTCTTCACCCTCTATTTTGCATGTTCACACGCGCCATTTTAACAAGCTGTCCTAATGCTGACGTTGCGCAATTTATTGGCGATCTAGGGGCTAACTACACCCTCCAGTGTCACCTACGAATAAATGTGCAACGATGCAGAATGCATAATTTCACCAAAAAAGTCCCCCTCAGAGTTATTTTAGCAACACCGGACCACGGGTTGGCACTCAGAGAAAGTGCCTAAGGGCAAACGGTTTGGTTTAGGATTCTGAAGCCAGTGCTGCTCGTGTGCTCACAGACAGCATAAagggaaaatatataaatgcatttttaatcaTATTCTATTATCGCGGGGGTGACAAATAGAGATGTCGCTCTCCACAATGTGCTGCCATGTGGTATTCTAagggagatggaaggagaaCCTTCTGATTTTGGAGATTTAGAAGGCAACAGTCTTTTTAAACTCtttaaacatttgacatttaattTTGTTGAACAGTGTGGAAGAGAACCAACAGACACTTTTACTAATTCTATTAATGACCACAGTTTCAGGCATTATGACCATGTCTATGCATATTGCCAACAGGTGgaaattgtttttcaattacatttttcaatgatTCATTTTAGGTCTGAAaaatgatttaattgttttacaatTGTGAGCATTGTTGGACAGGATCATTTTTCAGAAAGTACACTGGCAGAGCAGGTGCAAAAAAAGATTTAGATAGCAAAGATGATTCATCTCATTCGAGTGCACATTCAAGTACTGCTCAAACATGATTGGAAGGcagatctgccctgaaggcaggatttcaatgtgtttggttgacttaacagagacagggaacTTGCATTTTCAAACGGCCTGAATTCTCGAAATTCACCTTTGACCATGGTGCTTGTCCTTAAATCCTAACCCTTAGACTGGTTTTGCAGACACGGATTAAGGGGATCAAGTTCAACAGAAAATTTAATTGAGTTTGTTTTATAGTCCcaaactaggcttaatctgtgtctgcgaaaccagccctatatatatttaaactttAATATGGTGAGTTCAGAGTTGGAAAGTAAACTCAGCTTCAtaaaaccaatcacattaatttcTGTCTTTAGGGCAGATCGGCCTCCAAAACATGCTTAAGTAAAACTCTAGACACCCAAGAACGCTATTCCCCTCAACGCTATTCCCCTCGGTTGCAACAGGCATTTTCAATATGCATGGCCATTTGGCTACTTCACCCAGCCGGACAAGCGAGCCGATAAATGCCTACATAACGGGCAGtgttatacattttccatgCATCATTGTCAAATAATAAATTCCGTTCGTAGGCTATGTAAAAATGTGGGATAGTTTCCacgcaataatgataaatgaggccTCTGGTTTCTAAAAATAACTCCCTGGAACCATGGACAGGCACTGAACTTTGACCCGAGGCTATTCTGCGGGCTTTAGGACCCCAGCACACCCCCTGAGTTCTGGGAGTCTGCCGGAGCTGGCATTCTGCTCATTCCTGAACGAACGAACGAACCGGGGCAGATTGTGCTCTCGATACCGCTGCGGTTGCTGTCTGTGTTTGCACCTCTTCCTATATCTGCTCTTCAAACCTGTACATTGCGTCAAGAACGGTATTAACGCTAGAGAAAGGTATCTCAACACGACCGGTCATTTCTATCGAGGTAAACGTAACCAGTAGATGGTGAAGAAATGCTTGGTTTCAACTTTCTTTTAGCATGTGATGTTTTGGTCAGTTCAATCCACGCGCTGACTGCCTGCTGCATGCCCACAAGCACACGAACACACTCGCGCTTGTTTGACTATGCTCGTGAGGACTTTTTTGGTCTCAGAACtgatttccattaaaataaaattgaataaagaaattataataatacattttctaaccCTTAAATCtacctaccccccccccccccccccccacctacctggaaccctaaccctaaccacaagattgaaaatatatttatgaaagtatggcaaaatgtcctcactaggTATTATTTCCCATGGGTTACTGTCAGGGCGAGTATAGTAATAAACACAGCATATTCTCATAAACACAGAGGCTCAATGAACTCAACGTTTTGCTGGGTTGTCCCTAACTAGATTTTGGGAAGTTTAACAGTACCCTAAATCTTTGTTCACGCATACATAATGACATTTGTGACTGTCTTTGAAGTGTGAAACTGACAACTGCTTGGTTGCAATTATTATAGCTGACTACGTAGTGGAGAAATACATCTCTGGTACTATTTTTGTCCATATATGTGTCAGTTGTCTGGTAGGCTGTAACAGCAGGCTTGGTACCAAACAACATGATattactgtgtgtttgtattgaaagtAACTATACAGTAACACAGTGGCAGTGCTGAGGACAGCAGATAATCAGACAGTGTTGCTTTTGCCAGAGAATTAGGCACAAACACTCACCCTGGCTCTAACCAATTATGTAGAACaactctttttgtttttgtgccagGTCTTCCTTTGTACCACCATTTCACAGGAGCCTTTGCCCTGGATGACAGAGTGTTTTGCCCCCCCGAGACAGTGTCCGTCACCCTTAACAATGACCCCATCTCACTGACCACTCAGATCCCGTCACTATCCACCCAACCAACCTCCACACTTGCCCGGGAAACAGGTAGGCCAGAGTAAAAGATGTTATCTGGTAAAACATTGCAACTATTTCCCCCAGTTcctttgcttttgttttgccGACAAAATAGAGTTGAGGAGTGGCCAAATGAGGTGAGCAAAATGGGCTAAACATGCTGTACAGTACAGAGTCTGTTCTGTCCTGATTTAATGGATGTTGGGGTGGGTAGACTGTTGGTTGCAGTAACTTCTTTGTTGCTATTCCCTACTAATGTGGAAGCTTCATGATGAAGGTGCTCTGCTGAGCTTCTCTATCAGTTCAACTGATCATTTTCAAAGTGGTGGTAACAAGCCAAAACAGGCCCCATGCTTCTTTTGTACTACATTGTCACATTGTGTACTATGTCATCGCAATGTGTGTGATATGCTCCCTCCTgcagttttagatttttttgcaaTTCATCTGCTATTCTACAAATCCTATTTGTAAGATTAGTTACAAATGTGTTGTGAATAAGATCATAGAATGCATCTCTAAGGTAATATGGTAGGCTTTATTCACCTGACTTTGACCTCTGACTCCTACCCTGTGACCCTGCTGTGTCCTAGGTCATGCCGCCTTGGTTTTTGCTTCCTACCCCAGTGTGAGCGCCATGCAAAGGGAGCGGGAAGAGGGTGCAAGTGTTCTCTCGAGCACCATACTAGAACAACCAGGAGGAGGGGCGGGCCGGCCTCTGAATGACAACGCCATGCAACCTTCCCCGACCCCCGGCAGCGCAGACCTTAACGCCCCCTCTACCTCAGACAGCCAACTGCCACCTTACGCCATTCCTTTGCCTCACCCTCCGCTACTTCACCCCCAGTTCCTTCAGCTACGTTGGGCTCGGCAGGAACCGCAGGGCCAGGAGCAACAGGCTGATGGCAGCTCCCTGGAGAAACACGGACCCTTCCCACCTCAGCCCTCCCTCCAGCCCAGCTTGGAGGAGCTGCCCAGCTATGAGCAGGCCAAGGCCCAGACCCAGGGGCTTGGCCCCCTCCATAACCAGCCGTGTTACACCCAGGAGGACCAGGAGAGCCTGCCCAGCCCCCCTTGCACCCCTGACAGCCAGTCAGCTTGGACTAGCTTAGGTCCTTACAGAACCTCTGAGACCTCCAGCCCTAACCCCAACACTGACCTATCTCCCAGCCCCAGTCCACCCCTGAGCCCTCAGCAAATCTTTATGTGTGGTGCAGATGAGCAGGATGGTTTGTCCACATGGGGTGAAGTGGGAAATGGGGACTCTGCTCTGAGGGAAATGAAGAAGAGCCACTCCCTCAGCCAGAAGTCCATACAGTTCAGCATAGAAGCCAATGGAACTAGTAATGTTCCCTGGAACAACCCCTCCTCCAGTTACCTCCTAAACCGATCTCCACACACAGGACCAGGAGATCCCCGTGGGCCTCCGCCAGAGTACCCCTTTAATCCCTGCCAGCCGCCCCCCAGTTCCCCGTTAGGGAAACCGCACCCCCACCTTCTGGACCCGGGCCCTCTCTTCAGCAACGCATCCTCGGACTGGTGCCCATCCCAGCCAACCAGAGCAGAGAGTAACCCACCACCTGAGTGCCACAGCAGGCCACCCCACCCGGAGAGGCTTGGGGGTCCCTCAGTACAGCTTCACAGTCCCACACCCTCCCACACCCTGTTCTCTCAGCCCCAGacctccacccccctcctccccaacATCCAGACACAGACCTCTACTCTTTTCTCTCAGCCCCAGACCTCCGCCACCCTCCTCCCCAACATCCAGACCCAGACCTCTACTCTTTTCTCTCAGCCCCAGCTCCAACAAGTGGGTGCAGGCCCCTCAGTCATGGTTCAACAGATGGTCCAGCTGCTGTGTAAGGAGAACCAGACACTGAGACAAGagctacagacacacatggagaaGGCCTCCAAACTGCACTGGGTACGCTTGCTGTGTGTTAACTTGTTGTCTTTTTTAAGTCTAACATTTAGGGGATTAGATGTCTACACAGTCATTTCTG
The sequence above is a segment of the Esox lucius isolate fEsoLuc1 chromosome 1, fEsoLuc1.pri, whole genome shotgun sequence genome. Coding sequences within it:
- the LOC105023800 gene encoding angiomotin-like protein 1, producing MESHETNDELDSTTRRKAGPESGENWIPEDVAQWLDHIGISHEANGGLPLYHHFTGAFALDDRVFCPPETVSVTLNNDPISLTTQIPSLSTQPTSTLARETGHAALVFASYPSVSAMQREREEGASVLSSTILEQPGGGAGRPLNDNAMQPSPTPGSADLNAPSTSDSQLPPYAIPLPHPPLLHPQFLQLRWARQEPQGQEQQADGSSLEKHGPFPPQPSLQPSLEELPSYEQAKAQTQGLGPLHNQPCYTQEDQESLPSPPCTPDSQSAWTSLGPYRTSETSSPNPNTDLSPSPSPPLSPQQIFMCGADEQDGLSTWGEVGNGDSALREMKKSHSLSQKSIQFSIEANGTSNVPWNNPSSSYLLNRSPHTGPGDPRGPPPEYPFNPCQPPPSSPLGKPHPHLLDPGPLFSNASSDWCPSQPTRAESNPPPECHSRPPHPERLGGPSVQLHSPTPSHTLFSQPQTSTPLLPNIQTQTSTLFSQPQTSATLLPNIQTQTSTLFSQPQLQQVGAGPSVMVQQMVQLLCKENQTLRQELQTHMEKASKLHWLEAELQRISEDYNWLMNSSSKREGLDRTMRCKLEGEIRRLTVFNRDLRDRLETANHQLACCKPDGENGHAAELRDGLIEKERLEQEVEEQRGRAERLESALSSAQQRAQHLEEELRVKSVYAARVEGLQHALVQLQTACEKREQLERRLRTRLERELHLMRTQQGACGGGCGTMGKGVCVGEGSAPALRELLRQREERVLALEADSTRWEQKYLQENAMRHFTMETAATAGTYRDNLVVHSRSGSYSEMTSRRLWQEDDTQQSSRHCNDMEHRIRDLYAQLIEKDALIKVLQQRNSRRDLSTLRPASSTPSISLATGLHSRQASQTEERKEGRSFLPSLPLLSSLSSSSLPRSALSLPSTHSFSPALPHSAVLSHSSSTLPYSYSSSVSQSSTLPLSSSFPLSTISPSLHLSSSIPLSSSLPSTPLLSSHSKTGSRDCSTQTEKVSESHKVLPLPSRAWLELVKTQRTDKTRTQPSHMNLPDTDIVEILI